Within the Desulfotignum phosphitoxidans DSM 13687 genome, the region TCCCGGAAACGTGTCATTTGGTGATGACACGTTGATCATATTCTTCAAAAGCTGCGGTCAATTTGGGATTAAACCGCACCGGGGCGGAAAGTGCTTCAAAAAAAACCTTTGAATCATTTGCATTCAAGGTCATCATCTGATGCTCCTGGACTGTTTTTTCCGCACACTTCAAAGCACTGGTCAATATAAAATGACTGACTGTCTTGCCCTCAAACCCGGCAGCAAGCATTATGAGGTCTTTTGCACTGCTTTTTACGCGGAGATTGATTCTCTCGGTTTTGCTTTGTGATGCTGCATCCATGATTATGCCTTTTTTGTGTTTTTGTTGACAGTTACCAAAAAATGTACGCCATATCGGTGCCTTTGTCAACTGTTGGTGGTTGAACAAAATTCCGTTGCAGGCTTAAAGGTTCTAGACCTCGGCGTGTTGCACCTGGTGGAAATCTTTCATGTCAGAGCACAGCTCCGCTCTGTCGGTTACAATTCTCATCTCCTCTGGGAGATCTGTCCCCGAATCAATTAATCAGACAGTAATCTTGTGTCCACACGAATCGGTTCGTTTTTCATGTGGCTACAGTTTCTTTTTCATAGGCTGACAGCACCTTGTCGGACTTGCCCTGCAGCCGGATGGTGCCGTTGTCGATCCAGATCAGATAATCACATGCCTTGACAGTACTGAGTCGATGGGCAATGATGATCAGGGTCTGTTTGCCCCTGAAACTGTAGATGGTTTCCTGGATCGCTTTTTCACTTTTCGTGTCCAGGGAGCTGGTGGCTTCATCAAAAATCATGACTTCCGGCCGGGTGTACAAAGCCCGGGCAATGGCGACGCGCTGCTGCTGCCCCCCGGAAAGCCGGATTCCCCGTTCGCCGATAAATGCGTCAATGCCGTCGGGCAGATCCTCCATAAACTCATCCATGGAGGCCATGGTGCAGCATTGTTTGACCCATTGGCGGTCAATGTCGGATTCATCAACACCAAATGCCACATTCTGGGCAATGGTGCCGTCATAAATATATGGGGACTGGGGGACATACCCGGTGATTTGCAGCCAGGCGGCAAGGTGTTCCCGGGCCAGGGGGGTGCCGTCGATGGTGATCTGCCCTTTGACCGGTTTGAGCAGTCCGATGAGCAGGTCCACCAGCGTACTTTTGCCGGCACCGGATTTTCCGATGATGCCGACGGTGTCTCCTTTGTTGATTTCAAAGCTCATGTTATGGATCACATGCCTGTCTGAATCCTGATATGAAAAACACACCTGGTTGAAATGAATTTGATGTTCAAACACAGGTGATTTGCTGGTCTTCAGGCCAGCAGGAGGCGCATTTGCCTCGATTTCCTCAAAATACATAATCTCATTGGCGATAAATGGCAAGGCTTTTCTCACCTTGGTAATACTGTTTAAAATTTTATTTATGGCCGGCAGCGCTTTCCACCCGGTAACCGCCAGAACCACCATGGTGCCGGTCACGTATGCGGTGGATGAATTGGACAGTAGAAGCATGAAAAAAATGGCGGCACAGATCATGGCAAACCCGATGGTCTCCAGAATCAGGACCGGTGATTCAGCATACAGCTCCTGCATGCCCGTGATCCGGGCCAGTGGAAACGCTTTTTTATAGAATCGTGAGGAAAACTGATTCTCTGTGGCGGAAATTTTTACATCCTTGATGCCGTGAATGGCCATGGTGGTGACCTGATTGATGGAAAGCTGATAATCCCTGGCAATGGTGGCGGTTCTATCCACCTGTTTTTTAATCACTTTGTAAATAAACACGGAGGTGGTGCCAAGCACTGCCATCACTGACATGGAAACGCCCGGGTGAATGAAAAACAGGGCCGTCAACATGATGGCGACCATTAAAATATTATTCATGATCAACAGACAGGGCCGGAAGAACTCCCGACCCAGAAAGGTCCGCCACATAATGGTGGTCACCAGATCCGCGCTGTTGCGCATCAGATGCCATTTATAGGGCAGGCGTAAGATACCGTCCAGCAGCACCTGGCCGAAATAAGCTTCGATCAAAACGCCGAACCGGGTGATGCCGTATGCGACAACCGCTTTCATAATGTTTTTGAAAAGGATCAGCCCCAGCATCACGAAACCGGATGCCAGGATCAGTCCCTTCACTGTTTGTAAAATTTCCAGGTGGGTGTATGTCTGAAAAAAGGCCACATACTTGGAATTAAACATCACCTGGGGATCTGTAATTACCGAGGCGAAAAACGCCACTGATCCCACGGCAACCGTTTCAAGCAAAGCAGCGGATGACATCCCGACAAACAGAATCCAGAACTGAATTTTCCGCTTTTTCAGCAGTCGTGAATAGATCCATTTAAATGCCTGTATGTAATTATAGTTTTCTTTTTGCTGCATAAGATCATTTTCTCTGGGTTAAAGTCGTTTTCAGGGTACGTATCATATTTTTCAATGTATCTCTACTGCCGGGTATGCATAAAAATGACAGAAAAAACACGCCCTGGACCAGGGCAAAGCAGATACAGCTGGCGGTCAAATGGGAAAAAGCGTGAATCAGTGCGGTTTGTTTGATGATTAACAGGGCGGCACATAGTGAGATCAGACCGGGCACACCGATTTTCAGCAGCAGCCTGGCAAAGGCGGGTCTGTCATAAAATGATGCGCTGGAAAAAAAATAAATACTTCCCAGCAAAAACAGCAGAAAAGCAGCTGCCACGGCAATGGCGACACCGGTCCCCCCCCTGGGCAGGCCGGCGGCAACCCCGGCCACAAAGCAGATGTTTCTTGAAAAGGTCCAGACATATATCTGCCTGGCTGTGGTGCCGGATGCATAGGTGGCCGTGAGAAGCCATTCAAAGGGCCGGGCCAGGTTTTTGAAAAGAAAATAAAACACCAGGATTTTAAACACCGGAATGGCCGCCTGCCAGTTGTCTCCCAGAATCAAAAGCACAATGGCGTCTCCGGAAACAAAGGCCCAGACAAAAACAGGGATGATCAACAAAAAATAGGCCTGGGTCAGTAACAGGAAAAACCGCTGAAACTCCTTTGGATCCTGCTGGAGTCTGGAAAGGGCCGATACCGCGATCCGGCCTAAGGGCCAGGCAATGAATTTCCCCGGCATCTCCCCCAGTGCGCTGGATCGTGAATAGATCCCAAGCATCTGGGGAGTTAAAAATTTTCCGATCAGAATCCGGTCCATTTCATTGGCAAAACTGGTGATAATGCCGGCCACAGACAGGGTGGAGCCCAGTTTGAGCAGGGATTTGCCTTGAAAATTCATCTGCCGGAATTTGGGTGTGAAACTGCACGCGGCCCATAGCAAAACAGCCCGGATTCCCTCATGGGAGACCGGCAGCATCACCAGGGCCCAGTACCCGAAACCCAGGACAGCCAGAACAACAGCCACCCCTTTGGAAAGAATCCCGGAGATCAGGTCGATGCCGGAGATGACCCCGAACTGCATGGTGCGGTTCAACAGGGCATAGTGAATGGCGCAGACGCCGGTAAACAGGATCATGAGCGACATCATTCGCACCATATCTGTTAATTTGGGCTCATTGAAAAACCAGGCCACCAGGGGGGAACATGCCACAGACAACCCCGTGATGGCAGCGGTCAGGCCCAGGCAGACCCAGAAGAACCCGTTCAACTGGTCCGGATTGATTTCAGGGGACTGGATGATCCCCATGGAAAGGGCCTGGCCGGTCACCATCTTAGGCGTGGACACAAACGCTGCTGCCATGGCCACATACCCGAAATCTTCAGGCATGAGAAGTCGGGCCAGAATGAACACGGATGCAATATTGATAAAAAAGCGGACGGCATTGGATCCGGTTGCATACAGGTAGGAATGAACGGTTTTTCTGCCGATTTGATCCGGGTAACGGTCTTCCTGAAAATAAAATGAGGGTGGCTTTCGTGAAAATCCCATGTCAGTTTGCTTCCAGGTCTGTTGCCGGGGCTGCGGGCTGAATGAAAGGCCTGGGCTGGTCCGGTGCAAGGAAATCCAGTTTCAGCATCTGCCTGACGTTGTGTTCAGACACAGGATGAAAAAAATCTGTCCGCACCTGCTGTGCCAGCCGGGCAAACGCCTGGCGGTCGGCCCGGGTCAGGTCAAAACACAGGCGGTTCAGGGCAAGGGAAAATTCATCCCCGGTGTAGCACAAATCCCAGATCTGTTTGGGCACTGTTTCCGGAATGATGTTTTTGGTTACACTGGTCCGGCTGCCGATGACAATCACAGGAATGCCGTATGCAATGGCTTCCATGCACACGGTGGATCCGGAACTGATCAACAGGTCGGCGGTTTGAACGGTATCGGCAAAATCCCCTTCAATGAGGGTGAATTTCCGGGGCCAGGACGGCATGGCCGACTGGACCGCGTCAAAATCCAGGGAGGGATGGGGCTTGATCCGCACCTTTGCCTGCTTCTCCCGGATCAGATCCAGCACATGAAACAGCAAGCCCAGGATTTCCAGGCTGTCCTCCACCCAGATGGGCAGGGCCACCAGGATGACCGGGGCTGTGTCGGAAAACTGGTCCGGCTCTTTGACAGGGAGTTTATGGATATCTGAAAACCGCAGGCCCGGTGCCACCATCACATCCAGGCCGGGATGGTATTGCCGGGCAATGGTTTTCAATCCGCTGCCGATCACGGCCATGGTCTGGGGGATCACGCCGGCCCGGGCTTCAGCCTGTGTGGGCTGCACCTGGAAATGCCATTTATAGGCAGCGATCAGGCCCTGGTATCCAATGGACGGGGTGTCCGGAAAAAAAATGTTCTTTCCCTTGTTGAATCCCCGGTCCACCATCTGGTTTTCAAACCAGTCCACCACCAGGTGCAAAGAGATGCCGGCCTGTTTAAGCCGTTTGAAAAAGCAAAAAAACAATATCCCCCGAAAAGCGCTTCGCTGGGCAATATGTTTTCTGAAATCCGCTTTCAGGACCGGGCCGATGGGCATCCCCCTGAACCGATAATGTCCCAGTGGAATCCGTCTGATGGCAAACGGAGCGGACAGGGCAAACAGATAATCCTTTAGTTTCAGAAAATCAAAAAAATAGATAAATTTTTCCCTGGCCCCTTCCGCTATGCGGACCATCCGGCCGATCCTGCGCCAGGAGATCACATTGGGAACAAAAAAAACATGGGCTTCCTGTTCCGGGGTCAGGTGATCCAGCAGTCCGGTATAGTACCGGTCCTTGAATTCACCGGATTTAAAGATATAGGCACTGAAAAACGTGTCAATGAGGATCAGGGAGCGGTTGACGGGAACCGCCTGCCGGCGGTGCTTGTTTTTTTGTTTCAGATACGCCAGGCTCCACTGGATGTTGCGCAGCACATCATAAATAGGTTTGCCAACCCTTCCCAGCGTCGAAGTCAAAGCCCCCGGGCATCTGACCGGTATAGGTATCTGATGATACCGGAAATACGCATCCAGCACTTTTTTCTGGCCGGGGCTGCGGACAATGATCCTGTCAACAGCTCCGGCCGCAGCGGTCTGACGCGCCAGTTCGAGTCCACACAGATCCTGGAACAGATCACTGCTGTAATTGCTCCGGCTGACCAGGCTGTTCACCATCCAGAAGATGGATCTGTCGGTCCGGTCATACAGGGATTTGATCAATGCGTGGAAATCAGGCTTGATTTCGTCAATCACGGATTCAAGAACGCGGACATGGTCCAGGGTCAGATGGTTCAGATCCAGTATGCGTGTCATGGGCAGGCATCCAGGATGTTTTCATAAAACCGGTCCAGCTGTGTATTTTCCGGAACCGATGCCAGGGCAAAGATCAGGTCTTCCGGCAGGTTTTGTGCCAGAAGATCTCTTACCGGCAATAGTGTGCGGTCACTGTAAAACAGCAGACACTTTTCCAGGTCAAACCGGAGAGTGAAAAACATCTGCTGGATCAAGGCCAGCTTGTCCAGGCCGGTTTCCGGATTCAGCGGCTGAACATCCGGAGTTCCGGTGTTCTGGAGCATCACCCAGAGCACGGGCACGGCCCGGGAGACGATCCCGGTGTGGAACGGGTTTGTTTCCAGGTCGATACGCGTGCCCGGATGCAGCTGGCAGTACACTCTGACCGGCACCCCACCCGGCCAGATCCGGGTCGCCAGCCGGCTCAGGCCCTGCCGCACGGCCTGAGGCAGCACCACCTGTTTTTTCGGGGCCACATACCGGGACAGCCAGGGCAGCATCTGAAAATGGTAGTGGTTGACGGCGATATGGGTCTGCATGAGATACACCTGTCTGCGGGACAAAAAAAACTTGTCATCACTCAGATATTCCCAGCCGTTTTTGAGAAAATGCAGCAGCACCGGGGTTTTGCCCACCCCGTGGTGGCCGGAAAACACAATGGCCCGGCCGTTTTTCACCACCACGGACCCGTGGCACAAGAGCATCTGTTTGAGACGTGACATCAGATGGCAGGCAAACAGCAAAATGGCCCAGAACAGATCCGCGGATTTGGTGCCCGGCTGAAACGCCATCACCAGGGTGCCGGGGGAAGAAAAATATACACACAGCTCCGGTCTTGCCCGGCCCAGAAAACAGATGGCAGGTTTTCCCTCAAACATCACCTGGCAGAACCCGTACACATGGTTCATGTGCCGCGAAAATGTATCCAGTTCCGGGGCACGGGTCATGGGAGTGAGCAGGATATCCGGTTCCGGTGGAGGCCCCGGGGATGGAAGGGCTTTTGATACAAACCTTCCGGCACCGGCCTGGATTTTGTTTTTCAGAACACCGGGCAGGTCCTGTCCCGACACAATGATCAGGTCATGAAAGTTCAGGACAACCCGCGCAGTCATGGTCTATCCCAGCTCCGGAGCCCGGGCCTGGGCATACAGAAACACGGCATCGATGCCATAGGCAATGAACTGGTATCCCTGGCCGATTTTTTCCTGTAAGGCGTTGGGATCCGGCTGCACCACATGAAACCCGCAGGGGATGCCTGCGGCTTTACAGCAGGCCAGAATCTGCGCCAGGGTCTGTTTGAACACGGGATCATCAAACTGCGCGGTCATGCCCATGGAACCGGACAGGTCATAGGGGCCCACCATCACGGCATCCAGGCCCGGCACTTTCAGGATATCTGCCAGGTGGTCCACCCCTTTTTGGGTTTCGATCTGGGCCGTCATAAAGATGCCATCTCGATGAGATGCGGTATAGGCATCAAACTTTTTTCCGAACAGATTGGCCCGGGAATACCCGACTCCCCGGATGCCGTCCGGCGGATAAAATGCCCGGGAGATGCAATCTGCCAGCATGTTTGCCGATTCCACCATAGGAATGATCAGCCCTCTGGCTCCGGCATCCAGGGCCTGTTTGATCTCCTTGGTCCGGCCTTGCGCGACCCTGGCAAATGGCAACGTTCCCCCCAGTTCCAGGGCTCTGAAAAGATCCGGCAGCCGGGACAAAGAAAAATGCCCGTGCTCCAGGTCCACGGCCACCCAGTCATACCCGGCGTTTCCTATAATTTCCGCCACAGACGAATTGTCCAGCTGCATCCAGGAGCCCAGGGTCACGCCTCCGGCAGCCAGTTTTTCCCGCAGGGCCATGATTTTTTTTCTCTGATCATCCATGACATTCTCCTGCCATCAACTGGTTGAAATCTTTTGCCCAGGAGATATCCGGATATTTTTGCAGCAACGGCGCGGTCTCATCCGGCACAAGCCCCATGAAATCCATGTCACAGGCCAAAGCCGCCTCACGGTCAGATCCGGCATCTCCGAAAAACAGGCACTGGCTGGGCAACAGGTCACAGGTTTCCAATATCCACGCCAGGTTCCGGGTTTTGGTTCTGTCTGATCCCAGAATTTTTTCAAAATATCCGGACAAGCCCCGCTGTTCAACGATCCGGGCCAGTTCATCATCCGGGGTGGCAGAATCCACAAAACAAAGGATGTTCTCCGCCCGGCACCGGTTCAGAAACGCTTCTGCCCCCGGGATCTGAGGAGCGGCAATCACCTTCTGCACCACCAGGGATGAAAACGTATCGCAAAGTTCAGACAGCCGGGCCGGGGTCAGGTCCTTTCCCAGAAACTGCTTGTGGTAGTGGACCAGTTTTTCTTTCCGGGTCATGCCCCCGTGATGGCGATGGTGCTCGACCACCTTTTCCTGGATCTCTTTCCCATAAGGAGCAAACATCTGACGGAAGGCATCGGTCTTGACCTCCACGGAATCTGCCAGGACCCCGTCAAAATCAAATATCATGGCCTGATAGGATTTGCCGCACACCTGCATGATGTATTTCCTTGTATATTTATCCGTTGTTTCAAGACCGATACCGGGCAAACACGGCATCTTTTTCCATGAGTGCTTCCGCTGCCTGCCGGTCCGCTTCCGTGTCCACGGACTTGGACACATAGGCAGAGGGCACCATGCGCACCTTGTACCCATGCTGCATGGCCCGGAGCATTTCCACGGATTCCTGTTGTTCCAGCGGGGTTTCTGCCAGCTCATGGTTGAAGCGCTGCATGAACTGCCACCGGAACGGCATGATGCACACCTGTTTGTACCAGTCGCACCGGGCCTCTTCATGGTCAATGGAAGGAATGGGAGACCGGGACATGTACATGGCATTCATGTACAGATCACACACCACCTTGATTTCGGCCGGGTCCTGCCACTCATCCGTGTCGATTTTGCGGCACAGATTGCTCACAAAAATATCGGGTTCATCCAGCAGGGGCTGGATGGCCAGATCCAGCATGTCCGGATGCACCAGGGGTTCATCGCCCTGGACCACCACCACGATGTCATCTTTGGCCGGGTCCAGGGTTTCAGCCGCCGAAGCCACCCGGAGCCCGGCCCGGGAAATGGCGGGATCGGTCATGATCACATTGCCCCCGAACCCTTTGACATGGTCTCTCACCTCCTCATCGCAGGCTGCCACAAACAGGTCTGTGGCATAGCGGCTCAGGGCACAGCGTTGATACACATGTTCCACCATGGTGGTGCCGCAAATGCGGCACAGCGGTTTTCCGGGAAACCGGGTGGATGCCATTCGCACCGGGATACCGACCAGAATTCTCATGAATCACTTCCTTGTGTTTTGTTGAACAACGGATCATTGTGCTGAATATCATCGATGACCTCTAGAATCCCCTGGCCCATGTCATAAAACACCTCGGGTGTGATACGTCTGGCAGACCGGGGCGCATAGGTGTATGGGGTGACCTTGTAGTGGTGTTTGTCAATGCCCTGCTTATAGGTGATTTTCAGCTGGTTGTTGAAAATTTCACTGATCAGGGTCATGAGTTCTTTCACCTGCATGCGCTGGTGGCCCGTGATGATCAGGTGGGTGTTTTCATAAGCCGGGGCCAGGATCTTGACACACATGTCTGCTGCGTCCTTGACATGAATATATTCCCGGAT harbors:
- a CDS encoding type II toxin-antitoxin system TacA family antitoxin, yielding MDAASQSKTERINLRVKSSAKDLIMLAAGFEGKTVSHFILTSALKCAEKTVQEHQMMTLNANDSKVFFEALSAPVRFNPKLTAAFEEYDQRVITK
- a CDS encoding ABC transporter ATP-binding protein encodes the protein MQQKENYNYIQAFKWIYSRLLKKRKIQFWILFVGMSSAALLETVAVGSVAFFASVITDPQVMFNSKYVAFFQTYTHLEILQTVKGLILASGFVMLGLILFKNIMKAVVAYGITRFGVLIEAYFGQVLLDGILRLPYKWHLMRNSADLVTTIMWRTFLGREFFRPCLLIMNNILMVAIMLTALFFIHPGVSMSVMAVLGTTSVFIYKVIKKQVDRTATIARDYQLSINQVTTMAIHGIKDVKISATENQFSSRFYKKAFPLARITGMQELYAESPVLILETIGFAMICAAIFFMLLLSNSSTAYVTGTMVVLAVTGWKALPAINKILNSITKVRKALPFIANEIMYFEEIEANAPPAGLKTSKSPVFEHQIHFNQVCFSYQDSDRHVIHNMSFEINKGDTVGIIGKSGAGKSTLVDLLIGLLKPVKGQITIDGTPLAREHLAAWLQITGYVPQSPYIYDGTIAQNVAFGVDESDIDRQWVKQCCTMASMDEFMEDLPDGIDAFIGERGIRLSGGQQQRVAIARALYTRPEVMIFDEATSSLDTKSEKAIQETIYSFRGKQTLIIIAHRLSTVKACDYLIWIDNGTIRLQGKSDKVLSAYEKETVAT
- a CDS encoding lipopolysaccharide biosynthesis protein, which codes for MGFSRKPPSFYFQEDRYPDQIGRKTVHSYLYATGSNAVRFFINIASVFILARLLMPEDFGYVAMAAAFVSTPKMVTGQALSMGIIQSPEINPDQLNGFFWVCLGLTAAITGLSVACSPLVAWFFNEPKLTDMVRMMSLMILFTGVCAIHYALLNRTMQFGVISGIDLISGILSKGVAVVLAVLGFGYWALVMLPVSHEGIRAVLLWAACSFTPKFRQMNFQGKSLLKLGSTLSVAGIITSFANEMDRILIGKFLTPQMLGIYSRSSALGEMPGKFIAWPLGRIAVSALSRLQQDPKEFQRFFLLLTQAYFLLIIPVFVWAFVSGDAIVLLILGDNWQAAIPVFKILVFYFLFKNLARPFEWLLTATYASGTTARQIYVWTFSRNICFVAGVAAGLPRGGTGVAIAVAAAFLLFLLGSIYFFSSASFYDRPAFARLLLKIGVPGLISLCAALLIIKQTALIHAFSHLTASCICFALVQGVFFLSFLCIPGSRDTLKNMIRTLKTTLTQRK
- a CDS encoding HpcH/HpaI aldolase family protein — translated: MDDQRKKIMALREKLAAGGVTLGSWMQLDNSSVAEIIGNAGYDWVAVDLEHGHFSLSRLPDLFRALELGGTLPFARVAQGRTKEIKQALDAGARGLIIPMVESANMLADCISRAFYPPDGIRGVGYSRANLFGKKFDAYTASHRDGIFMTAQIETQKGVDHLADILKVPGLDAVMVGPYDLSGSMGMTAQFDDPVFKQTLAQILACCKAAGIPCGFHVVQPDPNALQEKIGQGYQFIAYGIDAVFLYAQARAPELG
- a CDS encoding HAD family hydrolase, translating into MPCLPGIGLETTDKYTRKYIMQVCGKSYQAMIFDFDGVLADSVEVKTDAFRQMFAPYGKEIQEKVVEHHRHHGGMTRKEKLVHYHKQFLGKDLTPARLSELCDTFSSLVVQKVIAAPQIPGAEAFLNRCRAENILCFVDSATPDDELARIVEQRGLSGYFEKILGSDRTKTRNLAWILETCDLLPSQCLFFGDAGSDREAALACDMDFMGLVPDETAPLLQKYPDISWAKDFNQLMAGECHG
- a CDS encoding 3-deoxy-manno-octulosonate cytidylyltransferase, which translates into the protein MRILVGIPVRMASTRFPGKPLCRICGTTMVEHVYQRCALSRYATDLFVAACDEEVRDHVKGFGGNVIMTDPAISRAGLRVASAAETLDPAKDDIVVVVQGDEPLVHPDMLDLAIQPLLDEPDIFVSNLCRKIDTDEWQDPAEIKVVCDLYMNAMYMSRSPIPSIDHEEARCDWYKQVCIMPFRWQFMQRFNHELAETPLEQQESVEMLRAMQHGYKVRMVPSAYVSKSVDTEADRQAAEALMEKDAVFARYRS